In Montipora capricornis isolate CH-2021 chromosome 4, ASM3666992v2, whole genome shotgun sequence, the DNA window CACATTAATGAGATCATTAAGAAAGCGTCCAAACGCTTATATTTTCTAAGTCAGCTGAAAAGAGCAAGAGTTGCTAAGCAAGATTTAGTCCTTTTCTATACCTCTTGCATCCGTTCCATTCTGACCTACGCATCTCCAATGTTTTTCTATGCTCTTCCAGAGTACCTCAAGAATGAACTAGAACGTATTCAGAAAAGGGCTCTTAAAATTACTTGCCCTGGACATTGTTATAATGACGCAATGAAACTTGCGAACATTGTTCCAATTAGTGATTATACAAGAAGTAGTTTTAATTGGTGACTTTAACCTGGACATGTACATAAACCAAGATGAGCGGAGGAAAGGAAATGCAGCGCTTCAGGAGTTCTGTGATAAGTTTTGCTTGCAGAATCAAATCTCTGAACCAACAAGGGTTACCGATAAAACAAAAACGCTTATTGATGTGATTCTGGCTAGCCATCCTGAACGTTTTGCCACCTGCGGTAATTCGCATTTGGGAGTAAGCGACCATGATTTGGTGTTTGTGGTtcgaaaaaacaaacttgcaaaGCCAAAAGCACGTGAAATTGAATACCGGAGTATGCGACAATTTAACAATGACGCTTTCTTACAGGATTTAAGAAACGTTCCTTGGGATATTGCCTATATATGTGATAACGTGCACGACTTGTGGGATCACTGGGCGACACTTTTCGATGAGATTCTCGATAATCATGCGCCAATTAAAAAGAAACGGATTCGGGGTGATCAATTACCGTGGATTACGTCAGAGATACAGAGTGAAATCTCGCGGCGCAATCGCTTATTCAAACTTCACACTCGAAATCCCACTGAGGCCTCATAGAACGAttatagaaaacaaagaaacagggTCACTTCACTTAAAACAAGAGGTATGAAGATCTTTTGCATAGACGCCTCCATAAATTCAAAACATCATGGCGAATTTTGGAGTAAAATGAAGCCCTTATTGCCCAGCAAGGGCAAAAAACAATCAAAAATAATTCTGCTGGAAGACAAATCTCTCGTGACTGACACTCTGACCGTGGCTAATACCTTCAACAATTACTTCAGTGAAGTGGCGGTAACTGAGGGGATGGATAAGACAACTGATGATTTTGCAGATCACCCAAGCGTCAAACTCATTACTGAGAAACGCAATAATAAACTGTGCTTCAGTTTTAATACTGTGAGCGAAAGCTACATTAATGGCACCTTAGTCAAGCTAAACTAACGGAAGgcggttggttggttggttctttttccatttcctcAATATCAGAAATAACAGTCAGTTTTTTAACACATTAATTATTACAAAGCCATGGCCGTGAAAGACTTTGTTGTTGACAATGATATTGATATACTTGCGATGACTGAGACATGGCTTCGTCCTGGTACAGTACTGATGATTCTGTTGAAATCGGTACCTCATGTCCTACATGATATAGAGTGATACACATACATGGATCTCATTCTGCTGGTGGTGGCGTTGGAATTATATTTAAGAACAGCATTCGTTTAAACACCTCTCCCACAGACCAATATCACTCTTTTGAATACTATGTCTTCGactaaattttcaacttttactgAGATGAAAATTGATGACATCAGGAAACTGGCTGCAACACTGTTCTCGAAGTCCTGTGTCTTGGATCCATTACCATCTTCTATCATCAAACAATGCACTGACCTATTGCTGCCTACTATTACTAACATTGTCAACCTCTCTCTTCGTGATGGCTGCATGCCTACGTGTCTGAAATCTGCAGTATTGTCACCTCTGCTCAAGAAACCTGATGCGGACGTTTTACAATTCAAGAACTTTAGACCCATCTCGAACTTGAAGGCGCTATCGAAGATTATTGAGAGAAGTGTTGCTCTCCAGTTAAACAACTATCTGATGGCCAATAATCTACATGAGGATTTTCAGTTAGCTTATAAAGTCCATCATTCTACTGAAACTGTCATGGTGAAGGTGCAATACGATATTCTGCGTGCAATTGACGGCAGTGAAGCCGTTGTACTACTTATGTTAGATTTATCCGCTGCATTTGATACTGTCTCATGAAACTCTACTGGATAGGCTATCTCAGCGTTATGGTATTACAGGGTCTGTACGAGAATGGTTCGCATCCTACCTATCATCTCGTACACCATTTATTCAAATTGAATGTTTAAGATCTTCTATACGTGAACTTAATTGCAGTGTACCACAGGGGTCTGTCCTTGGGCCTTTGTTATATGTTTTGTACACATCGCCAGTGGCTGATATCATAAAGAGACACAATCTTACGTATCAtctctatgctgatgacactcagCTCTATGTGTCATTTAAATTATGAAGTGATGATCTTCTCTCCTCAGCAAAATCTAGCAATGAAATATGTGTACAGGAAATCAATAATTGGATGATTCTTATGGCTTTAAGCTAAGTATTAGATATTTACTATTCAATACCCAGTGCCATTGTTCTCTCTCTGCACTAAATCACTGATTGCAGTCTTTAAAGATGAAAACAACTGTCCGAGGAAAACGGGGGCGGTCCTTTTTGTTagcagggaaattatcaggGGTAATATATACTAAACGTGCTAAAACAAACAggctgcaatatttttaatactgCAGCCTACAcactgcaatattaaaaatattgcaggTTTCACgctgcaatattaaaaaccAGTCTGAGATTATTAAGGACACCAAACACTGCCAGCaattttcaattcttttttttattatttcacaCACTTCTTAGATTACACTCATGAAATTCCCGCAACTACATCTTCAACACGGTTACAATATTCAAATGAACCACAACTTATGCTCTCTATTATTCTCCCAAATTTATCTGTAATTAATCACAATATTGGTGTTCTTCGTAGAGATTACAATTTAATTTTCCTCTTTCGTTTCAGACATTTCCCCTTCCCCTTCATTTTCTTCATACTCCTGCTTTCGAACCTTACAAGTTATATCTTCTTCCTTTAAACACCCCTGCACTATTTCACTTGCCCTTCTTTTAGCAGAAGAAgtatgtttgtaacatcgaaccCCATCTGCAGACCTACATGTATGACCAGCCCAACCCTCGTCCTCCAAACAACCAGCTTTAGATGAATCTTCGCCAGCATTTAGAGTTCCGTTTTGTTGTGTTACAAAAATCGCCCGTTCATCCTCGTCTGATGTAGAGCCATTGTCGTATACTTCTTCCATGTCTGGTAACAACTGAAGCAAAAAGTTTCGCCGCATATGCAAATACCCCGGTATATCTCGTTATCTATTGTTTCCGCTTGGTTCGCCGGAAAACAAACAAGGACAAAGAGATCTATTCAAATTATCATTAGTGCTAAACGTccagcatttttttaaaattgttcagaAGGCCGCTATTTAGAAAACATCACACGCTCGAAAACGAACAacacaaaacacaaatcaactattaaaacaaaggcatcGAAATTAAAAACTATAATTAGAGGGAAACATAACGCATTTCTCACACTGCACATTGTTTTTCCAGTAGTTCAGACACCTACTTGtcgaaaaaaattccaaaccacAACACACATACACAAAACGCAATCAAATGTTCAAACGCTACTGCAAGGCTTCTCATTCACCAATTCCCAGTTGACCTATTCAACAAGTGCTAATTATTTCGTTTTGTGCGTTCACGAACAAAGGAGAAGGGGCCCCTGCAATCAGTGATTTAGTGCAGAGACAGAACAATGGCACTGGGTATTGAATAGTAAATATATAGAGAGCATAAGTTGTGGTTCATTTGAATATTGTAACCGTGTTGAAGATGTAGTTGCGGGAATTTCATGAGTGTAATCTAAGAAGTGTgtgaaataataaaacaaagaatTGAAAATTGCTGGCAGTGTTTGGTGTCCTTGATAATCTCAGACTGGTTTTTAATATAGCAGTGTCTAGGCTGcagtattaaaaatattgcaagCTGTTTGTTTTAGCACGTTTAGTATATATTACCcctgataatttccctgctAACAAAAAGTACCGCCCCCGTTGTCCTCACACAGTTGTTTTCATCTTTAAAAGACTGCAATCAGTGATTTAGTGCAGAGAGAGAACAATGGCATTGGGTATTGAATAGTAAATATAAGAGGAGAAAACTGAGTTTCTTTTACTCACTTCACGTTATCGGCCCAGCCCTTCATTGGAATCTGTTCGTGTCGGAGGGGAAATTATTCAACCGTCCTCTTCTGTTCGTAATCTTGGAGTGATACTCGATCCCAGTGTTGATATGGAAGACCACATTAAAAAGATATTCAAGACATGTCATTTCCATTTAACTACTATTAGTAAGATAAGATTATCTTTGGATCGTGAATCTACTGAAGCTATCATTCATACTTTTGTGACTACCAACCTGGATTATTGTAATGCGATTCTATATGGATTACCTAAGGTTCTCTTAAACCGCTTACAACTAGTTCAAAATAGAGCAGCGCGCATCGTAACATTCATCAAGAAGTATGAACATATAACACCCAGCTTAATAGACTTACATTGGTTGCCTGTCGATTACCGTATTATTTATAAAATCTTGTTGTTAGTATATAAGGCTATAAATGGTTTTTCACCAAGTCATATATCCAATTTGGTCAGTCTTTGTAGCACCTCCTACTCTGCGTTCTTGCTCGAATGAGTTACTCTAAGCTAAAGTCTTATGGTGACGGAAGATTTTCTATTGCAGGACCTAAGTTATGGAATAGCATAGCTGCATCTTTAAGAAATGCCGATTCCTTCGTTACTTATTTCACAAAGTCAAGccttttcttgatttataaataGATTTGTATATATAATTTGTATGcttatatggaagaaaaagacaaatgaactacaagttcatccctacaagcctgtttcgtggtcgcccacttaTAAACTTATATATGTAGTTGTTAGgcttttttttatagttttaataCATTTTCCtaatattgtaaagcgcctagAACAGTTAATGATATagacgctatataaataaagtttattattattattattattattattattattgttatgaccGATCGCCTTTCAAATATTTGCAGTAATAAATTCGTTTTGCTGCGCAAAGCAGTctacaaaatagaattactcTGAATATAACATAAGCTTATTGTTGGTGTGATGATTGTTTAAGttttagcaataattatctgtaTAAACGAAGTCAATcactggttggcaaaaataTGAAGTCTTTGTGTTTTCTGGTATAGCAtcatctttgattttcaatattTCCACTTCACTAATGCTGGGTGGAGTTTACACTCCTTAAAGAGTACATCacgctcaattactccgagacagcgaaccaatcagattgcttgaaacaccaagatcactgagtgataACGAATATATTgtaaagtagtttattataaaGCCTACTCATACCTAAATCATTAACGCAACCCATAGGATTTCGGGCCATCTTACAATGCAGTTTACAATGCACTAAGAGATGACGAGAGGCAGTAATGTCAGTGGATTTAATCCAATAAAAAAATCCagttaaagtaattttcaccATCCCAGGTGTACACGACAAACTCTACGGAAATCAGAGATCCTTTCAATTATCCTTGAGATCCCGCCAAGTGACTTCAAAGTTCACTTTTTTACGTGTACTACTCAGGTGGGCTGTTCTTTGTCCTGTTGTATATTCTTACCGCTGCATGAGCGAGCCTTTGAGTAAATTACCGAGGTGTGCTGTTCCTTAATCTCCTATCTCGTTATCCCCTAGGTAGAGCTGAGTGAGtctacaattaacatctttgagtgcatcactcaggtatgcttctccttgatctcctatgtTGTTAAACCCTAGGtacagctgagtgagtttacaattaacatctttgagtgcatcactcaggtatgctgctccttgatctcctatgtTGCTACCGAGGTCCAGccgagtgagtttacaattaacatctttgagtgcatcactcaggtgtgctgctccttgatctcctatcatGTTACCCCctaggtccagctgagtgagtttacaattaacatctttgagtgcatcactcaggtgttctgctccttgatctcctatgtTGTTACcgaggtccagctgagtgagtttacaattaacatctttgagtgcatcactcaggtgtgctgctccatGATCTCCTATCATGTTACCCCCTAGGTcaagctgagtgagtttacaattaacatctttgagtgcatcactcaggtgtacTGCTCCTTGATCTTCTATCCAGTTATATTCGAgattcagctgagtgagtttacaattaacatttttgagtgcatcactcaggtgtgctgctccttgatctcctatcttgttGCCCTctaggttcagctgagtgagtttacaattaacatctttgagtgcatcactcaggtgtgctgctccttgatcttcTAAATCGTTACCCCATAGGTCCAGcagagtgagtttacaattaacatctttgagtgcatcactcaggtgtgctgctccttgatgtTCAACCCGGTTACGTtggaggttcagctgagtgagtttacaattaacatctttgagtgcatcacacAGGTGTGCTCCTCCTTGATCTCCCATCTTGTTACCcccgaggttcagctgagtgagtttacaattaacatctttgagtgcatcactcaggtgtgctgctccttgatcgtCTATCCAGTTATGttcgaggttcagctgagtcagtttacaattaacatctttgagtgtatcactcaggtgtgctgctccttgatcgtCTATCCAGTTATGTTCGAGgctcagctgagtgagtttacaattaacatctttgagtgcatcactcaggtgtgctgctccttgatctcttATCTTGTTACCCTctaggtccagctgagtgaggTTACAATtgacatctttgagtgcatcactcaggtgtactgctccttgatctcctaagTTGTTAAGCcggaggttcagctgagtgagtttacaattaacatctttcaGTGAATATTGAATCTCTTTGCAGCCCAATGGACCGACATCGTTTGAATATAGTCTCAGGGATATCACATTAGTATCCCTCACAAAATCCATCACCGCTGGACACTCTATTGGAACAACTTCCATTTCACTAAAATCTACAGCATTAAAACCAATTTCTGCtcctttgctttgaattttcaCTTTCTCCTGCTCGCCATCAAACTCATACAAACACTTACAAACGTCCAAAGCCAGAACTTTGTCTTCCTTACAACATGGCCACCAGATCAGATCTGACCCGTCAGTCCTCTTAACCTTCTCCGGAAGAAGGTGGGTAAATATCTCACTCTTTGTCGTTCGTTGCCTAGCATCAGGTTCCAACAATCCAGCCACAAACTGCATTACAACTTTCCAGGTCCCAACACGAACATGATCGGCGACAAATCTTTTCAGCTTGTCTTTAGGCAAGGTATCCGTGAGATGCTTGGCTGCAAAGAATTCTTGAACGGTTAAGTGGGTAAAACAGTATTGAGCTCTGGATGGTTGAGTGAGTTTTCGAGGTTTCATGTCAGGTAATCGGTGAAGCAGCCCACAATCCTCCAGTCCACTCACTTCATGTGATTCAAATGCAAGTTTTCCACTTTCAATGCCATTAAAAGCTATTTTTCCCAGTTTCTTAAACACCTCATCATTTTCAGGTTGAAGCTCGTCAAATCTCTTGTACATGTAGCAACCAAGGTCAGTTTTAGAGCAACTGTATTTACCACGGCTGTGCTTGTAAAAGAAAATCTTCACACTAATGCTGTAGATTTCAGTAATCTTTACGGGTAGTTTGTGCTCAGCGTCAGAGCTGATGTTAATCAGTTGTAGTAAGCAGTGACAAATGATGAAACATTTCACAGGGATATAGCACAATGAAAACAGGTTGATGTTGGTGCTAATGTGTTGCCATATTATTTCTTTTAGATTACCACTGTCATCATCTTTTGTAAACTTCTCCACAAACTCTTCAACTTGCTCAAATGTAAATCCGGTGATTTCAAGGGTTCTATCAAACTGTAGTTCTTTGACATCTTCAACAGCAGTTGGCCTTACTGTTGTTAACACTGTACAACCCTGAAGAAGTTTCCCAGAAGCAATTTTCTTGTACAGACAACCCATAGGCATTCTCACCTCTGCAGTGTTGTTGAAGCGAGAGTCATCTCTGGCAATGCCGGGCGTTGAAGAAAATTCGTCAAGCCCATCGAAAATCAAAAGCACTTTGCTTGGGTTGTCTTTAATGTATTGCCACAATTCATCTTCTAAACATTCTAGTGTCTCTGCGCGAGTCAACAGTTCACGGAGATTAAGATCTGTTTCTGAGTTCAAGTGTCTGAATTTCAGAAGAAAGGCTATTTCACATTGGGATTGTATCTTGGTATCATCAGAAGCCCAAAATCGAAGAAGCCTAGTACATAACAAAGTTTTCCCAATTCCAGGACGACCAACAGCGAGAACATTCCTGTGACAAGAATCAAAGATATCTTGAGGTCGTAAAGGATTAGTCTGCTCTGCACAGGCCATGGGGTACACTTTAAGTTGTTCCCATCTGTCAGCAGGAAAGTTATAGCTCACTCTGCCTTCACGAATAACAACATTGACAAAGATTTCGTCCACAGTGAAGTCTTTAGCTGGTGGCCCTTCACCTGGATTTGGTCGGAAAGGTTGTTGAAGATCTGTAACATGCCCGGTACTTAATATGACAATATCTTTTAACCTCTGTATGAATTCTTGCAGTTGCGATTCACCTAgcagagagaaaatgaaaaacgatTCCAAGTCTGGCAACAACAGTAGTGCTAACAATAGTTAGTTAACACATTTAAGCCCCTGGCTTTGGCTCTACACCCACAagtaattttattcatattcatcatttattattttattgagtTCTCTCCAGAGTGAGCACCTACCCCTACctattgaaaacagaaaactctcagccctttttctcaaaaaacagaattcTTGCAGCTGATTGTTTCTAATCTGCTCTGATGCAGGGGCTATCCAACGCCGGAGTTTGAAGTCCATTGCATCCGATCATAGCCAGTCTCTCTGAAAACTCCTCTATTGTCGTGATTCTGTACAATGTCGTTACGAAATAAGAGAATGTGTTCTTAAGGCTGACATTTTTCAAGGCGTGTCGCCTACATGTGTCCATCATTAAGCATTACAACGGAAATAGGTTTATATTacatgaaaaaagaaatcaatcgAGACAAAAAGGTAAAGCGAACTGATCTTCAGTAAGAATAAATTTGCAAGCGAGAGAGATTTTGTTGTTCCAATTAAATCAGTTTACGGCACAGtggcacctccgacgggacAGGTTTTTAACCAGTGAGAGCGCTCGAGCAGGAGCAAAGAAGCAAAGCAGTTGTAATCATCACAGGGGGCCTGCACAAATTGTGTGACcgtttgtattttgaatttataGAGGAAATGTATGGGAATGTCGATTTGAAGGGTTCGGCGTTTGTATTTTGAACAGGAAACAGAGGAAATGTATGGGAATGTCGAAAACCCTCGCATTATCGCACTAAAAATATTCTCATTTAACATTAAAAATGTTGAATGTTGtgtgttgtcgttcttgaggtTGCATTGAAGACGGCGATTTTAATGTCCAACGCCGAACCCTTCAAATCGctaaaataataattgtcgcggctaatcgccgtcgcaagtacagcaacgacgcagctcaacaaggtcgaaccgaaagcatacaaaggcgcctctggcagccgctatacggtccatgaaTGACCTTGGAgtacagcttacagccagctggaatcagctgtatgttggtttttgctgaggggggaaaaccggagaacccggagaaaaaccctcgaagcagagaagagaaccaacacaaactcaacccacttatggcgtctggtccgggaatcgaacctcggccacattggtgggaggcgagtgctctcaccactgcgccatccctgctcccaaAAATGGCCGTCTTCAacctcaagaacgacaacacaCAACATTTAAGGTAAAAATACGTTTATTTTGATGTTAAATGAGAATATTTATCGCAATCTAGTATGATAATGCGAGGATTTTCGACATTCCCATACATTTCCTCtataaattcaaaatacaaacgGTCACACAGTTTGTCCGGGCCCCCTGTGGTAATCATGAAAAAGGAGATGACAGAATTGGAGAACAAAATAATGCTACTCAAGCTGAAGATCGCTAAAACTGAGGAAATCATCCACAAACGAGAGCGACAAGCCTTGGAACGACTTCCGCTATCAATATCAAGTCTTGCGAGTGCGGTGGATGAATTAAAGTTAAAAATCGAGGAAGGGAAAATCGGCAAAGGCGAAAGCGAAGAAGAAATCGCGCTATGggatgaagaaattgaagacaATTTTGAGAGAGCTGATAACACGACAAGAATAATTCATGAAGCGATAAAAGCCATAGACCTCAAAGAAGTGTGAAAAGCGTGGTAAAAAAAAAGCCTTGTGCCACTTTCTAAGCCAATTAGAACTTCTACGATACGGATTCCTTGAGACCTTTTGAGATGTCATCGATGGAGCTTTGGCAGCCCGTGCATTTTGATTGATGAATCAAAGGGCAtaaaaattgatcattttattttaagtacatattggaggggagggataagactttatttttgtgcaatttagaaatctgaaagggtgcTGCAGCATCAATTAAGAGGCAAAATAGAtcgaatattaattcttgaatattaattagctggacccccagaattctgcaatggacccccaaatttctcAAGAAGGagtccagaggacccccaaatttgaaaacctggatacatctctgtagAAATAAAACCAAACCCACATGCAAGTTTCACCAAACACTTTATCCCTTTTGACATTAGTTTACCTTGTTAACTTTTGTTAACAGTCGTGCCATTCCTACTAATCAGGACTTTTGTCTTAAACTAGACATAAAATATTTACCATCTCCTTAAATATCTAGACTTAGTTGCAGTAGTTATGCAGGGTGTTTTTTTCCATGAGCCTAGTTGATTGGCCTTAGGTCTCACGAATCTCTTGCTGCTGAGTGGCTGTGCATCCCAACACGTAATCAGTAGAACATGATGACCTTGATTTAGTTTTGATGAAGACCTTTAATTCAATCAAAGTACAAACAGACTTGAAAAGTTTCACCAATAATTCAGTGAACAAACTAAAATTATCACCTCAGTTGCATCACATTCATACATCATCACTTATATCTGTGAACTAACCTTCACGTTGGCCTTCCTTTGTTTTCTGTGCATTTGCCTGCTCAAAGTCCTCGTTGCTTGTACCTGAAGATAAACACTTTATGAATGTCAACCACATTTTAATAGAAATCATTGCACGGTGGTGTGATTTGTGTCTCCAAAACGTCACCAAAGGAGCAGAAAAGTTTCTAGACATTGCACTTAGAACAACACAACTGAGGCCAATCACACTTAAGTGGAAACATTTCACCATCAACAATGGGTGCTACAATCAATGTTTCTTTTGgctattttcaagaaataccaTATACATCACTAGGGGGAGCAGGactggtgcagtggtgagaacactcaccTCCACAGTGTCCGAAATTATTTCAGCtggtacgattttttttttcgcgcactgcttgtgcaggaatttttttccaggtgaaaacccctgcacgaattttttttaaacaaatattgctctttttaacagtgaaatcttgattcattatttatgtttttgtgagactatagagttacgcacacaacacatcaaaaacctctcagacacacaattgactacagagcagatcaatttactctctcgaggtttgaaattcattccaacacctgtcatgaaagaaaaccagataaggcgtcagctaatttcagacttcaaccaatagacctttttaccgatacggcggctattttgatttctattgtttcgaaagacattatgggatgctcagggggcaaattaatgtgtatttgccccatgggcatcccataatagctattcgaaacaatagaaatcaaaatggccgccgtatcggtaaaaaggtctatttgccagaaggatgcgccttcaatatatctatcatgaccaaaatactgcgcaacatccatttcacatgaaatccagttggattccaccgattcaacggtcagttgctcttgagacttccttagaagaagtcaaaataaagcttgcagactccactggttaaacctaaaactAATCTGCCACCCGGTGAGCAACGAGccctcaaggagcttattaacaacaaagaaattattctcaaaaaagcagataaaggcacaacaaccgtcgttatgaacagagaaaacaaaattaatgagggACAGATaaaactggatgatagaaataactatcagccactagacaaaccaatggttagaGACACATTCCAGcaagttaaacacctcattaactcccttcgccaagcggAGTGCATAgacgaaatgacggctaaatggtttaaccaaacaccagatccgcctcgaattccagtgttctataccctcaggaaaattcacaaaccgacattagtcggaagacctatcatatctgggtgtgatggcccaACAGGACGCGTATCATCATTCGTAGACAAACTACTTCAGCcgatagcacaaatacaggaatcgtatcttaaagatacgacacatttcataaggtttattgagagcactagggtgccaaaaaacgtttttctagtctcaatggatgtcactagcgtttacacgaatatcccacagcaggaaggaatcactatagtgtgcaacgcatacgaaaactttcatGCCCAAAAGCCTCCTATGGCTACTAATGTTCTCAGAGAAATGCTCAGCCATATACTGAAGGAGAACTCCTTCCAATTTAAGGGGAAAGACTATCTCCAAACACACGGAACTGCCATGGGCACTAAAATGGCAGTAGCTTTTGCCAAAATCTTTATGGCATCTATAGAAAAGGAGATCTTAAGGCagagcgttaacaaaccactaccgtggaaaaggttcatttacaatgtattttgcttgtgggatacaaacaaagaagaaatagagcatttcattgagcaagcaaattcgtaccaccctaccataaagtttaccgctgaagtctcacagttagaaacaactttcttggacacaacagtctataagggagagagattcgagaaagaatcgattctcgacgtgcgcacacattacaaacctactgaaacatttcagtacacaaactacaacagttgcca includes these proteins:
- the LOC138047035 gene encoding NLR family CARD domain-containing protein 3-like — encoded protein: MSKTALKNNYLDFKRRVMVFDNNFIFLLWISKMLTQWKRKEGDTKDNMGGIEGTSNEDFEQANAQKTKEGQREGESQLQEFIQRLKDIVILSTGHVTDLQQPFRPNPGEGPPAKDFTVDEIFVNVVIREGRVSYNFPADRWEQLKVYPMACAEQTNPLRPQDIFDSCHRNVLAVGRPGIGKTLLCTRLLRFWASDDTKIQSQCEIAFLLKFRHLNSETDLNLRELLTRAETLECLEDELWQYIKDNPSKVLLIFDGLDEFSSTPGIARDDSRFNNTAEVRMPMGCLYKKIASGKLLQGCTVLTTVRPTAVEDVKELQFDRTLEITGFTFEQVEEFVEKFTKDDDSGNLKEIIWQHISTNINLFSLCYIPVKCFIICHCLLQLINISSDAEHKLPVKITEIYSISVKIFFYKHSRGKYSCSKTDLGCYMYKRFDELQPENDEVFKKLGKIAFNGIESGKLAFESHEVSGLEDCGLLHRLPDMKPRKLTQPSRAQYCFTHLTVQEFFAAKHLTDTLPKDKLKRFVADHVRVGTWKVVMQFVAGLLEPDARQRTTKSEIFTHLLPEKVKRTDGSDLIWWPCCKEDKVLALDVCKCLYEFDGEQEKVKIQSKGAEIGFNAVDFSEMEVVPIECPAVMDFVRDTNVISLRLYSNDVGPLGCKEIQYSLKDVNCKLTQLNLRLNNLGDQGAVHLSDALKDVNCNLTQLDLEGNKIRDQGAAHLSDALKDVNCKLTQLSLEHNWIDDQGAAHLSDTLKDVNCKLTQLNLEHNWIDDQGAAHLSDALKDVNCKLTQLNLGGNKMGDQGGAHLCDALKDVNCKLTQLNLQRNRVEHQGAAHLSDALKDVNCKLTLLDLWGNDLEDQGAAHLSDALKDVNCKLTQLNLEGNKIGDQGAAHLSDALKNVNCKLTQLNLEYNWIEDQGAVHLSDALKDVNCKLTQLDLGGNMIGDHGAAHLSDALKDVNCKLTQLDLGNNIGDQGAEHLSDALKDVNCKLTQLDLGGNMIGDQGAAHLSDALKDVNCKLTRLDLGSNIGDQGAAYLSDALKDVNCKLTQLYLGFNNIGDQGEAYLSDALKDVNCRLTQLYLGDNEIGD